A window of the Mucilaginibacter sp. cycad4 genome harbors these coding sequences:
- a CDS encoding response regulator, with product MITERSPAKTWIVDDDSIYVYGLKKLISIKELNTQLSHFVNGEEAICALKKANEDHNNLPDVILLDINMPVMDGWEFMLEFAKIKPQTGKKIAVYIVSSSVDLNDIYRAKNISEVSDYLFKPIRTNQLKEVFDNV from the coding sequence ATGATTACAGAGCGAAGTCCGGCTAAAACCTGGATTGTGGATGATGATAGTATTTACGTTTACGGCCTAAAAAAATTAATAAGCATAAAGGAACTGAATACCCAATTAAGCCATTTTGTAAATGGAGAAGAAGCCATTTGCGCATTAAAAAAAGCAAACGAAGATCATAATAACTTACCCGATGTAATATTACTGGATATTAATATGCCGGTTATGGATGGATGGGAGTTTATGCTTGAATTTGCGAAAATAAAACCCCAAACGGGGAAAAAGATCGCTGTTTATATCGTGAGCTCATCAGTAGATCTTAACGATATCTACCGGGCTAAAAATATTTCTGAAGTTTCCGACTATCTGTTCAAACCTATAAGAACAAATCAGTTAAAAGAAGTTTTTGACAACGTTTAA
- a CDS encoding type I phosphomannose isomerase catalytic subunit translates to MSALYPLKFKTIYKDKIWGGQKIKTYLHKDFGALPNCGETWEISGVKSDVSVVASGALEGESLADLLEQYKDELVGKKVYDHFGNIFPLLVKFIDANDDLSVQVHPDDKLAKERHNSFGKTEMWYIIEADPGSTLITGFNQEMTEEKYVNALNSGHIMDILNKEEAVADDVFFLPAGRVHTIGKGLLIAEIQQTSDITYRIYDFDRVDDKGNKRELHTEEALAAIDYKHYPEYKTQYEPKKNETVKLVTCPYFTTNVLDFDESTSKDYSALDSFVIHVCVEGGYTVKYNNEAYAVKMGECILLPKSIDKVELETTGGFKILESYIE, encoded by the coding sequence ATGTCGGCATTATATCCATTAAAATTTAAAACCATATATAAAGACAAGATATGGGGCGGTCAGAAGATCAAAACCTACTTGCATAAAGATTTTGGCGCTTTACCCAATTGCGGCGAAACCTGGGAAATATCGGGAGTGAAATCTGATGTTTCGGTGGTAGCTTCGGGCGCCCTGGAAGGTGAATCATTAGCCGATTTATTAGAGCAATACAAAGACGAACTGGTTGGTAAAAAGGTTTATGACCACTTCGGCAACATCTTCCCTTTACTGGTAAAATTTATTGATGCCAATGATGATCTTTCGGTACAGGTGCACCCTGACGACAAGTTGGCGAAGGAACGCCATAACTCGTTCGGTAAAACCGAAATGTGGTATATCATTGAAGCTGATCCGGGTTCGACACTGATTACCGGTTTTAACCAGGAAATGACCGAAGAAAAATATGTTAATGCTTTAAACAGCGGCCATATCATGGATATCCTTAACAAAGAGGAAGCTGTAGCCGACGATGTTTTCTTTTTACCCGCAGGCAGGGTGCATACTATTGGCAAAGGTTTGTTGATTGCCGAAATTCAGCAAACATCCGATATCACTTACCGTATTTACGATTTTGACCGTGTTGATGATAAAGGCAATAAACGCGAGTTACATACCGAAGAAGCCCTTGCCGCTATTGATTACAAGCATTATCCCGAATATAAAACCCAATACGAGCCTAAAAAGAACGAAACTGTAAAGCTGGTTACCTGCCCTTATTTTACTACCAATGTGCTTGATTTTGATGAAAGCACATCGAAAGACTATTCGGCCCTTGACTCATTTGTGATCCATGTTTGTGTTGAAGGCGGCTATACTGTAAAATATAACAATGAGGCTTACGCCGTTAAAATGGGCGAATGCATCCTGTTACCGAAAAGCATCGATAAAGTTGAGCTGGAAACAACAGGTGGTTTTAAAATATTGGAAAGCTATATTGAATAA
- a CDS encoding NADP-dependent isocitrate dehydrogenase has translation MSKIKVENPVVELDGDEMTRIIWKFIKDKLITPYLDLDIKYYDLGIEYRDQTDDQVTIDAANAIKQYGVGIKCATITPDEARVKEFGLKQMWKSPNGTIRNILDGTVFREPIVMANVPRLVPNWTAPICIGRHAFGDQYRATDFLTKGKGKLTVKFTPEDGSPEQSFEVFNFKGDGVALTMYNTDESIKGFAHACFNQALMKGWPLYLSTKNTILKKYDGRFKDIFEEIYQNDYKQKFDAAGITYEHRLIDDMVASALKWNGNFVWACKNYDGDVQSDTVAQGFGSLGLMTSTLVTPDGTVMEAEAAHGTVTRHYRDHQAGKPTSTNPIASIFAWTRGLEFRGILDKNTELINFCKALEEVCIETVESGKMTKDLAITIKPKVEHGTDYLYTEEFLAAIDENLKKRLGK, from the coding sequence ATGTCAAAAATAAAAGTAGAGAATCCGGTAGTTGAACTGGATGGAGATGAAATGACCCGCATTATCTGGAAATTCATCAAAGACAAATTGATTACCCCGTACCTTGATCTTGATATTAAATATTACGATCTGGGTATCGAGTACCGCGACCAAACCGACGATCAGGTAACTATTGACGCAGCTAACGCTATTAAACAATACGGCGTTGGTATTAAATGTGCTACTATTACTCCCGACGAAGCAAGGGTGAAAGAGTTTGGGTTAAAACAAATGTGGAAATCGCCAAACGGTACTATCCGTAACATATTGGATGGCACTGTTTTTCGTGAGCCGATTGTTATGGCCAATGTACCCCGCCTGGTACCTAACTGGACAGCGCCTATCTGTATTGGCCGTCATGCTTTTGGCGATCAGTACCGCGCTACCGATTTCTTAACCAAAGGTAAAGGTAAGCTTACTGTTAAGTTTACACCTGAAGATGGCAGCCCTGAGCAGTCATTTGAAGTGTTTAACTTTAAAGGTGACGGTGTTGCATTAACCATGTACAATACTGATGAATCTATCAAAGGTTTTGCTCACGCCTGCTTTAACCAGGCATTAATGAAAGGCTGGCCTTTATATTTGTCAACCAAAAATACCATTCTTAAAAAATATGATGGCCGCTTCAAAGATATTTTTGAAGAGATCTATCAAAACGATTACAAACAAAAATTTGACGCTGCCGGCATTACTTATGAGCACCGTTTAATTGACGACATGGTTGCATCGGCCCTGAAATGGAACGGTAACTTTGTTTGGGCTTGTAAAAACTATGATGGCGACGTACAGTCAGATACTGTAGCACAAGGCTTTGGTTCATTAGGCTTAATGACTTCAACCCTGGTTACTCCTGATGGTACTGTAATGGAAGCTGAAGCTGCCCACGGTACTGTAACCCGTCACTATCGTGATCACCAGGCCGGTAAACCAACCTCAACCAATCCAATTGCATCTATTTTTGCATGGACAAGAGGTTTAGAGTTCCGTGGTATCCTGGATAAAAACACTGAACTGATCAACTTCTGCAAAGCTTTGGAAGAAGTTTGTATTGAAACCGTTGAAAGCGGCAAAATGACCAAAGATTTGGCCATCACCATTAAACCAAAAGTGGAACACGGTACCGATTACCTGTACACCGAAGAGTTTTTAGCTGCAATTGACGAAAACCTGAAAAAACGCTTAGGTAAATAA
- a CDS encoding DNA polymerase III subunit gamma/tau, with amino-acid sequence MDNFIVSARKYRPATFETVVGQQHITNTLKNAIKNNQLAQAFLFCGPRGVGKTTCARILAKTINCTNLQPNGEACGECASCKAFENGNSFNVHELDAASNNSVDDIRSLIEQVRIPPQAARYKVYIIDEVHMLSQAAFNAFLKTLEEPPHYAIFILATTEKHKILPTILSRCQIFDFNRIRVEDMAGHLASIAGKESIGYEPDGLHIIAQKADGGLRDALSMFDQIVSFSGGKVTYRSVIDNLNILDYDYYFNVTESLLKEDTAKVLLFFDEILSRGFDGAHFIAGLSEHFRNLLVGKDQSTLKLLEVSEGIKTKYLQQSQQASVSFLLSAMNIANQCDISYKLSKNQRLQVELALLKMCHLPSVFNLATTPLTVTSATDGGLKKKPDTSTVTPVNGAQASSAVTIVSEAAPVYSAPPKEVITPFVPVKETTSPAEKPKVVMPLRSTLTPSLTGEIKTQEALLEEEDPYLKGEDKEDFTMDAFLQCWSDFAAFAKKEGKKTLLTVLTAGAPRMLKPYVFEVIVGNMVQENIFRDEKPVMLNYLRSALKNFTIEVNARVDEQKVVRKPYTAPEKFQHMAARNPELLELKSRFNLDFD; translated from the coding sequence GTGGATAATTTCATTGTTTCGGCCCGTAAGTATCGCCCGGCTACTTTTGAAACCGTTGTTGGTCAGCAACATATAACCAATACGCTCAAAAACGCTATAAAAAATAACCAGCTGGCACAGGCATTTTTGTTCTGTGGCCCGCGTGGTGTGGGCAAAACTACCTGCGCACGGATCCTGGCAAAAACCATTAACTGTACCAATTTACAGCCCAATGGCGAAGCTTGCGGCGAATGTGCTTCATGCAAGGCCTTTGAAAACGGAAATTCTTTTAATGTTCATGAGCTTGATGCTGCTTCAAACAACTCTGTTGATGATATCCGCAGTTTGATTGAGCAGGTGCGGATCCCGCCGCAGGCGGCACGTTACAAGGTTTATATTATTGATGAGGTGCACATGTTATCGCAGGCAGCGTTCAATGCTTTCCTGAAAACGTTGGAAGAGCCGCCCCATTATGCCATATTTATATTAGCTACTACCGAAAAACATAAAATCCTGCCAACCATTCTTTCGCGCTGCCAGATCTTTGATTTTAACCGCATCAGGGTTGAGGATATGGCTGGTCACCTGGCATCAATTGCCGGCAAGGAAAGCATAGGTTATGAACCCGACGGCCTGCATATCATAGCCCAGAAAGCCGACGGAGGTTTGCGCGATGCCCTTTCGATGTTTGACCAGATCGTGAGCTTTTCGGGTGGCAAAGTTACTTATCGTTCGGTTATCGATAACCTGAACATACTTGATTATGATTATTATTTTAATGTAACCGAAAGCCTGCTTAAGGAAGATACCGCCAAAGTATTATTATTTTTTGACGAGATCCTTTCACGCGGGTTTGATGGTGCGCATTTTATAGCAGGCCTGTCTGAGCACTTTAGAAACCTGTTGGTTGGAAAGGACCAATCAACATTAAAACTGCTTGAGGTGAGCGAGGGAATTAAAACAAAATACCTGCAGCAATCGCAGCAGGCATCGGTGTCGTTTTTGCTCTCGGCCATGAATATTGCCAACCAGTGCGATATTAGTTATAAGCTCAGTAAAAACCAACGGCTCCAGGTTGAACTGGCGTTACTCAAGATGTGCCACCTGCCATCGGTGTTTAACCTGGCAACCACGCCACTCACTGTAACTTCCGCGACTGACGGGGGATTAAAAAAAAAACCTGATACCTCAACAGTAACGCCTGTTAACGGAGCGCAGGCAAGCTCTGCTGTAACTATAGTGAGCGAAGCTGCACCGGTATACAGCGCCCCCCCCAAAGAGGTTATAACTCCATTTGTACCGGTAAAAGAAACAACATCACCTGCTGAAAAGCCTAAGGTGGTGATGCCTTTACGAAGTACGCTCACGCCTTCATTAACGGGGGAGATTAAAACCCAGGAAGCGTTACTTGAAGAAGAAGACCCGTATTTAAAAGGCGAGGATAAAGAGGATTTTACCATGGATGCCTTTTTGCAATGCTGGAGCGATTTTGCTGCATTTGCAAAAAAGGAAGGTAAAAAAACTTTGCTAACCGTTCTTACAGCCGGCGCACCGCGCATGCTAAAGCCCTATGTTTTTGAAGTAATAGTAGGCAATATGGTGCAGGAAAATATTTTCAGGGATGAAAAGCCTGTCATGCTTAATTACCTGCGCAGTGCACTTAAGAATTTTACTATAGAAGTAAACGCCAGGGTTGATGAGCAAAAAGTAGTACGCAAACCTTATACTGCGCCCGAAAAGTTTCAACATATGGCAGCACGCAACCCGGAGTTGCTGGAGTTAAAAAGCAGGTTTAATCTCGACTTTGATTAA
- the rpsF gene encoding 30S ribosomal protein S6 gives MQQYEIVIVLTPLLSEETAKEANAKYSKVLTDGGAEIVQEDNWGLRKLAYPIQKKTTGYYHLTEFKAPGELINKLEIELRRDERVLRFLTIALDKHAIAYNDKKRSGAFNKKPAAKAEEAAN, from the coding sequence ATGCAACAGTACGAAATCGTGATCGTTCTAACCCCGTTGCTTTCAGAAGAGACTGCTAAAGAGGCAAATGCCAAATACAGCAAAGTTCTTACTGATGGCGGAGCCGAAATTGTCCAGGAGGATAATTGGGGTTTGAGAAAATTAGCGTACCCTATCCAAAAGAAAACTACAGGGTACTATCACTTAACTGAATTTAAGGCTCCGGGTGAATTAATTAATAAATTGGAGATAGAGTTAAGGCGCGATGAGCGTGTTTTGCGTTTCCTGACCATTGCTTTGGACAAACATGCCATTGCTTACAATGACAAAAAACGTAGCGGTGCTTTTAACAAAAAACCAGCAGCTAAAGCAGAGGAGGCAGCAAACTAA
- the rpsR gene encoding 30S ribosomal protein S18, producing the protein MANEQIKYVTAPKVEDNRKKYCRFKKNGIKYIDYKDANFLLKFINDQGKVLPRRLTGTSLKFQRKVAQAVKRARHIGLLPYVTDSLK; encoded by the coding sequence ATGGCTAACGAACAAATTAAATACGTTACCGCTCCAAAAGTGGAGGATAACCGTAAAAAATACTGCCGTTTCAAAAAGAACGGTATCAAGTATATTGATTACAAAGACGCAAACTTTTTATTAAAGTTCATTAACGATCAGGGTAAAGTATTACCACGTCGTTTAACCGGTACTTCATTAAAGTTTCAGCGTAAAGTGGCCCAGGCAGTTAAACGCGCACGCCACATCGGTTTATTACCTTACGTTACAGATTCATTAAAATAA
- the rplI gene encoding 50S ribosomal protein L9: MEVILKQDVKNLGDKDDIVNVKPGYGRNYLLPKGYAILATESARKVLAENLKQAQFKQEKIRKDADAIAARLEGVKLNIGAKAGETGKIFGAINTIQIADALKKEGFEVDRRRITFDQEPKFVGEYVANINLHKEVKVQVPFAVVAE; encoded by the coding sequence ATGGAAGTTATTTTAAAACAAGATGTAAAAAACCTGGGTGATAAAGACGATATCGTAAATGTGAAACCAGGTTATGGCCGTAACTACCTTTTACCAAAAGGCTACGCCATATTAGCTACTGAAAGCGCACGTAAAGTGTTAGCCGAAAACCTTAAACAAGCTCAATTTAAGCAAGAAAAAATCCGCAAGGATGCTGATGCTATTGCAGCCCGTTTAGAAGGCGTTAAACTTAACATTGGTGCCAAAGCCGGCGAAACAGGCAAAATCTTCGGTGCTATCAACACTATCCAAATTGCTGATGCATTGAAAAAAGAAGGTTTTGAAGTTGACCGTCGTCGTATCACTTTTGACCAGGAGCCAAAATTTGTTGGTGAGTACGTTGCCAACATCAACCTGCACAAAGAAGTTAAAGTACAGGTTCCGTTTGCAGTAGTAGCGGAATAA
- the mtgA gene encoding monofunctional biosynthetic peptidoglycan transglycosylase codes for MIFRIFKLIFILFFGLSLLGVIGYRFINPPFTWLMIERGFQRKSAGKDWKIDKKWKDFDEISDNMKRAAVAAEDQTFLEHHGFDFNAIEKAIEKNSHSKKLIGGSTISQQVAKNVFLWEGRSILRKGIEAYFTILIETFWSKKRIMEVYLNEIEMGDGIYGVEAASQAYFHKPASDLTRQEAAAIAVIFPSPLKWSATNPTKYLRHRQYLIMKNMRRLGPLDF; via the coding sequence TTGATATTCAGGATTTTTAAACTAATATTCATCCTGTTTTTTGGTTTAAGCCTTTTGGGTGTAATTGGCTACCGTTTTATAAATCCTCCTTTTACCTGGTTAATGATCGAGCGTGGGTTTCAGCGCAAATCGGCAGGTAAAGACTGGAAGATAGATAAAAAATGGAAGGATTTTGACGAGATCTCGGACAATATGAAACGCGCCGCCGTTGCTGCCGAAGACCAGACCTTTTTGGAGCACCACGGCTTCGATTTTAACGCCATCGAAAAAGCCATCGAAAAAAACTCGCATAGCAAAAAACTGATTGGCGGCAGCACCATATCACAGCAGGTAGCCAAAAATGTTTTCCTTTGGGAAGGACGTTCCATACTCCGTAAAGGCATCGAAGCTTATTTTACCATATTGATAGAAACCTTTTGGAGCAAAAAACGCATCATGGAGGTTTATCTGAACGAAATTGAAATGGGTGATGGCATTTACGGTGTTGAAGCCGCTTCACAGGCCTATTTTCACAAACCGGCTTCCGATTTAACCCGGCAGGAAGCTGCCGCCATAGCAGTGATTTTCCCGAGCCCGTTAAAATGGTCGGCTACCAACCCAACCAAATATTTGAGGCACAGGCAATACCTGATCATGAAAAATATGCGCAGGTTAGGGCCTTTGGATTTTTAG
- a CDS encoding alpha/beta hydrolase-fold protein, with product MLKQSLKLSLPLLAFVFFANISYCQVKSSSPTPFTDKDMVQWDYSSKVIGEDYTIYVHFPPGYDTTKTKYPVLYMTDGDWNMTVAMNCFNMLRQDYETTEALIVGIGYGNRPNQRSRDLNPATGGPKFISFIEQEVIPFIQNKYRVSDNKALYGYSFGGMFTTMVLFEHPNLFNMIFIGAPGNSGSELIPSAKKYFANNHDINCRVFLGVGSFELLTTKNIQDFKAYMENQHCKGLDITTAITPNAGHGAALAQVMQNAIKFAYCKQHKAIDIPVKQLEQYTGNYQIAGDAKNKFKIYVAKGKLYFVQNNAIPMVIAPYAKASFFMYENERADITFHTEGNKMYMLFNFPNEKPTRLDKVN from the coding sequence ATGTTAAAACAATCACTTAAGCTCAGCCTCCCCTTATTGGCTTTTGTCTTTTTTGCAAACATTAGCTATTGCCAGGTTAAAAGCAGCTCCCCCACTCCCTTCACTGATAAGGACATGGTTCAATGGGATTACAGCTCAAAAGTTATTGGCGAGGACTATACCATCTATGTACACTTTCCGCCGGGATATGATACCACCAAAACCAAGTACCCGGTGCTATATATGACCGATGGCGACTGGAACATGACCGTTGCCATGAATTGCTTCAACATGTTAAGACAGGATTATGAAACCACCGAAGCGCTTATTGTAGGCATTGGTTACGGCAACCGCCCTAACCAGCGCAGCCGCGACCTGAACCCAGCAACCGGCGGGCCAAAATTCATCTCGTTTATTGAACAGGAGGTAATACCGTTTATACAAAACAAGTACCGTGTAAGCGATAATAAAGCGCTATACGGCTATTCGTTTGGCGGCATGTTTACTACCATGGTATTATTTGAACACCCTAATCTGTTTAACATGATCTTTATAGGAGCGCCCGGCAACAGTGGCAGTGAACTGATCCCTTCCGCTAAGAAATACTTTGCCAATAACCATGACATTAACTGCAGGGTGTTTTTAGGCGTAGGCTCTTTTGAGCTTTTAACCACTAAAAATATTCAGGATTTTAAGGCCTACATGGAAAACCAGCATTGCAAAGGGCTTGATATTACTACCGCAATTACCCCAAATGCAGGGCATGGCGCCGCGCTGGCCCAGGTAATGCAAAATGCAATAAAATTTGCCTATTGCAAACAACATAAGGCTATTGATATACCTGTAAAGCAACTGGAACAATACACAGGCAATTATCAGATAGCCGGCGACGCTAAAAACAAATTCAAGATTTACGTTGCTAAGGGCAAGCTATACTTCGTCCAAAATAATGCAATACCTATGGTAATTGCACCGTACGCAAAAGCATCATTCTTCATGTATGAGAACGAACGCGCCGATATAACTTTCCATACAGAGGGCAATAAGATGTACATGCTTTTCAACTTTCCAAATGAAAAACCGACGAGGCTGGATAAGGTAAACTAA
- a CDS encoding YciI family protein, which translates to MFFIDLKYIAPLEEIDAYMEVHVKHLNKYYDEKVFVVWGPKVPRKGGVILAFASSREQIEKVITEDPFYKHKLAEFIVTEFLTPVYHPDLMALLEGAE; encoded by the coding sequence ATGTTTTTCATCGATCTTAAGTATATAGCCCCTCTTGAAGAGATTGATGCTTATATGGAAGTCCATGTGAAGCATCTTAATAAATATTATGATGAAAAGGTATTTGTTGTTTGGGGCCCGAAAGTGCCGCGCAAGGGTGGGGTAATCCTGGCCTTTGCAAGCTCAAGGGAACAAATAGAGAAGGTAATAACCGAGGATCCGTTTTACAAGCATAAGCTTGCTGAATTTATTGTCACGGAGTTTTTAACGCCCGTGTACCACCCCGATTTAATGGCGTTACTGGAGGGGGCAGAATAA
- a CDS encoding DUF1801 domain-containing protein, with product MEHYDNRVDAYIEKSPEFAKPVLNYLRAVVHEASPMIIETMKWSMPFFDYKGVVCNMAAFKQHCSFGFWKASLLYDPQKVLSLADQAAGSFGRLTSINDLPPKEVLIEFIQQAMALNEDNKPRPASLKKTPAQRDELVVPDYFVKFLEAHPQAWLNLNQFSYSQKKEYIEWITEAKTEATRLKRMETAAEWLTDGKSRHWKYK from the coding sequence ATGGAACATTACGATAACCGGGTTGATGCCTACATCGAAAAATCGCCCGAATTTGCAAAGCCAGTTTTAAACTACCTGAGGGCTGTAGTGCATGAAGCCTCGCCTATGATAATTGAAACCATGAAATGGAGCATGCCATTTTTTGACTATAAAGGTGTGGTATGTAATATGGCGGCTTTTAAACAGCACTGCTCGTTTGGGTTTTGGAAGGCATCTTTATTGTATGATCCTCAAAAGGTATTGAGCCTGGCCGATCAGGCTGCCGGAAGCTTTGGCAGGTTAACCAGTATTAATGATCTGCCGCCCAAAGAAGTGCTGATAGAATTTATACAGCAGGCGATGGCCCTAAATGAAGATAATAAACCAAGACCTGCCTCATTGAAGAAAACGCCCGCCCAGCGCGACGAGCTGGTAGTGCCGGATTACTTTGTGAAGTTTTTAGAAGCCCACCCGCAAGCCTGGTTAAATCTTAACCAATTCAGCTACTCGCAGAAGAAGGAATATATTGAATGGATAACCGAAGCCAAAACCGAAGCCACCCGCCTTAAGCGCATGGAAACTGCCGCCGAATGGCTTACCGATGGTAAATCGAGGCACTGGAAGTATAAATAA